A single region of the Mycteria americana isolate JAX WOST 10 ecotype Jacksonville Zoo and Gardens chromosome 10, USCA_MyAme_1.0, whole genome shotgun sequence genome encodes:
- the TAF1 gene encoding transcription initiation factor TFIID subunit 1 isoform X4, producing MSDSESEEEADGGRAEPFSLAGFLFGNINEAGQLEGDSVLDKESKKHLAGLGVLGLGNLITEITASEEDSPEADGAHLDEEGWIKSTEDAVDYSDINEVAEDESRRYKQAMGSLQPVRRPVLSPDWLDEDEDDYDADCEDIDSKLMPPPPPPPVLGRKEDEKDAAAAGIMQRDATKQLPSVTELFPEFRPGKVLRFLRLFGPGKNVPSVWRSARRKRKKKHRELAQEVQIQESEVVVESGMEGKSPWEYEFAAPPPPEQCLSDDEITMMAPVESKFSQSTGDIDKVTDTKPKVAEWRYGPAQLWYDMLGIPEDGSGFDYGFKLKEKKKEQEVKGHTDEGDAGLMDEKDDLLADEHFLMVTQLQWEDDVIWNGEDVKHKGTKTQRASLAGWLPSSMTRNATAYNAQQGLNRSGSLLNPPIPLAQKPNVAGVLGIAKGKEKQVPEQQVSLDEDKPWYSIFPIDNEELVYGRWEDNIIWDDQAMETYLDPPVLTLDPNDENIILEIPDEKEEMTLNSPSKENKKESSLKKSRILLGKTGVIKEEPQQNMSQPEVKDPWNLSNDEFYYPKQQGLRGTFGGNIIQHSIPAVELRQPFFPTHMGPMKLRQFHRPPLKKYSFGALSQPGPHAVQPLLKHIKKKAKMREQERQASGGGEMFFMRTPQDLTGKDGDLILAEYSEENAPLMMQVGMATKIKNYYKRKPGKDPGAPDCKYGETVYCHTSPFLGSLHPGQLLQAFENNLFRAPIYLHKMPETDFLIIRTRQGYYVRELVDIFVVGQECPLYEVPGPNSKRANTHIRDFLQVFIYRLFWKSRDRPRRIRMEDIKKAFPSHSESSIRKRLKLCADFKRTGMDSNWWVLKPDFRLPTEEEIRAMVSPEQCCAYYSMIAAEQRLKDAGYGEKSFFAPEEENEEDFQMKIDDEVRTAPWNTTRAFIAAMKGKCLLEVTGVADPTGCGEGFSYVKIPNKPTQQKDDKEPQPVKKTVTGTDADLRRLSLKNAKQLLRKFGVPEEEIKKLSRWEVIDVVRTMSTEQARSGEGPMSKFARGSRFSVAEHQERYKEECQRIFDLQNKVLESTEILSTDTDSSSAEDSDFEEMGKNIENMLQNKKTSSQLSREREEQERKELQRMLLGEDSSNDKERGKKDRRDKKGLSSASGASANSHKDDDTASVTSLNSSATGRRLKIYRTFRDEDGKEYVRCETVRKPAVIDAYCRIRTTKDEEFIRKFALFDEQHREEMRKERRRIQEQLRRLKRNQEKEKLKGPPEKKPKKMKERPDLKLKCGACGAIGHMRTNKFCPLYYQTNAPPSNPVAMTEEQEEELEKTVIHNDNEELIKVEGTKIVLGKQLIESADEVRRKSLVLKFPKQQLPPKKKRRVGTTVHCDYLNRPHKSIHRRRTDPMVTLSSILEGIINDIRDLPNTYPFHTPVNPKVVKDYYKIITRPMDLQTLRENVRKRQYPSREEFREHLELIVKNSATYNGPKHSLTQISQSMLDLCDEKLKEKEDKLARLEKAINPLLDDDDQVAFSFILDNIVTQKMMAVPDSWPFHHPVNKKFVPDYYKVIANPMDLETIRKNISKHKYQNRETFLDDVNLILANSIKYNGPDSQYTKTAQEIVNICYQTLAEYDEHLTQLERDISTAKEAALEEADLESLDPMTPGPYTPQPPDLYDTNTSLSMSHDASVYQDESNLSAMDTPITTPEKRETQMRQGRGRLGEEDSDVDIEGFDEDDDGKPKTPAPEVEDADGDLADEEEGSAQQPQASVLYEDLLMSDGEDDDDGSDEEGDNPFSSIQLSESGSDSDVEPNAVRPKQPHVLQENTRMGMDNEESMMSYEGDGGETSHVMEDSNISYGSYEEPDPKSNTRDTSFSSIGGYEISEEEEEEEQQRCGPSVLSQVHLSEDEEDSEDFHSIAGDSDLDSDE from the exons ATGTCAGACTCTGAGAGCGAGGAGGAGGCGGATGGCGGCCGCGCCGAGCCCTTCTCGCTGGCCGGGTTCCTCTTCGGCAATATCAATGAGGCGGGGCAGCTGGAGGGGGACAGCGTCCTCGACAAG GAATCCAAGAAGCACCTGGCCGGGTTGGGTGTGCTGGGACTGGGCAACCTAATCACTGAGATCACAGCCAGCGAGGAGGACAGCCCGGAGGCCGATGGAGCCCACCTGGACGAGGAAG gcTGGATTAAGAGCACAGAAGATGCTGTTGATTATTCAGATATTAATGAAGTGGCAGAAGATGAGAGCCGTAGGTATAAGCAGGCAATGGGCAGCCTGCAGCCAGTTCGAAGACCAG TCTTGTCTCCTGACTGGTtagatgaagatgaggatgattACGATGCTGACTGCGAAGATATCGATTCCAAGTTGatgccaccgccaccaccacctccagtacttggaaggaaagaagatgaaaaagatgcagctgctgctg GAATCATGCAGCGAGATGCTACCAAACAGTTGCCAAGTGTTACAGAGCTCTTCCCGGAATTTCGACCAGGCAAG GTGCTGCGTTTCCTGCGTCTCTTTGGCCCTGGAAAGAATGTTCCATCGGTTTGGCGTAGTGCCCGAAGGAAACGCAAGAAGAAACATCGGGAGTTGGCACAAGAAGTGCAGATACAGGAGAGTGAAGTTGTAGTTGAGAGTGGAATGGAAGGAAAATCTCCTTGGGAATATGAGTTTGCTGCTCCTCCCCCTCCTGAGCAGTGCCTTTCAGATGATGAG ATTACCATGATGGCACCTGTGGAATCGAAATTTTCCCAGTCAACTGGTGATATAGACAAAGTGACAGATACAAAGCCTAAAGTGGCAGAATGGCGCTATggcccagcacagctctggtATGATATGCTGGGGATCCCTGAAGATGGCAGTGGATTTGATTATGGTTTCaagctgaaggagaagaagaaggagcaggaggttAAAGGACACACAGATGAGGGG GATGCAGGGCTGATGGATGAGAAGGATGATCTGCTAGCTGATGAGCACTTTCTTATGGTGACACAGCTCCAATGGGAGGATGATGTTATCTGGAATGGAGAAGATGTCAAGCACAAAGGGACTAAGACACAGCGGGCAAGTTTGGCAGGCTGGCTGCCATCCAGCATGACTAGAAATGCCACTGCATACAATGCCCAACAAG gtTTGAACCGCAGTGGCTCTTTGCTCAATCCACCAATTCCACTAGCACAGAAACCAAATGTAGCAGGAGTCCTAGGTATAGcaaagggcaaagaaaagcagGTCCCTGAACAGCAAG TTTCCCTGGATGAAGACAAGCCCTGGTACTCTATTTTCCCGATTGATAATGAAGAGTTAGTATATGGCCGTTGGGAAGACAATATCATCTGGGATGATCAGGCAATGGAAACCTACTTGGATCCCCCTGTCTTAACACTTGATCCAAATGATGAAAACATAATTCTAG AAATTCctgatgaaaaggaagaaatgactTTGAACTCTCCATCCAAGGAGAACAAGAAAGAATCTTCTCTAAAGAAGAGTCGAATCCTATTGGGAAAAACAGGTGTCATCAAGGAAGAACCACAGCAG AACATGTCTCAGCCAGAGGTGAAGGATCCCTGGAACCTCTCCAATGATGAGTTTTACTACCCCAAACAGCAGGGACTTCGAGGAACCTTTGGAGGCAACATCATTCAG CACTCTATCCCAGCAGTGGAACTTCGCCAGCCATTCTTTCCCACACATATGGGTCCTATGAAGCTCCGACAATTTCATCGGCCTCCCCTGAAGAAATACTCTTTTGGTGCCTTGTCCCAGCCAGGGCCCCATGCTGTGCAACCTCTGCTGAAGCacataaaaaagaaagccaaa ATGAGAGAGCAGGAGCGTCAGGCTTCTGGCGGGGGTGAAATGTTCTTCATGCGCACACCACAGGACCTAACTGGCAAGGATGGAGATCTCATCCTTGCTGAATACAGTGAGGAAAATGCCCCTTTAATGATGCAGGTTGGCATGGcaacaaagattaaaaattacTACAAAAGG AAACCTGGCAAAGATCCAGGAGCTCCAGACTGTAAATATGGAGAGACTGTTTATTGTCACACTTCCCCATTCCTGGGTTCTCTGCATCCAGGCCAGTTACTGCAG GCATTTGAAAATAACCTTTTCCGGGCCCCTATCTATTTACATAAGATGCCTGAAACGGATTTCCTGATTATCCGGACACGACAAGGCTATTATGTTCGAGAATTAGTGGATATTTTTGTAGTTGGTCAGGAGTGCCCACTTTATGAAGTACCTGGTCCCAACTCTAAACGAGCGAACACCCATATCAGAGATTTTTTGCAG GTTTTTATTTATCGCCTCTTCTGGAAAAGCAGAGACCGTCCTCGGAGAATTCGCATGGAGGATATCAAGAAGGCCTTTCCCTCACACTCAGAGAGTAGCATCCGAAAGCGGCTAAAGCTTTGTGCTGATTTCAAACGCACAG GGATGGACTCAAATTGGTGGGTTTTAAAGCCAGATTTCAGATTGCCAACAGAGGAAGAGATCAGAGCAATGGTGTCCCCAGAACAGTGCTGTGCTTATTACAGCATGATTGCGGCTGAGCAGCGACTGAAG GATGCAGGTTATGGGGAGAAATCCTTCTTTGCACCAGAAGAGGAGAATGAAGAggatttccaaatgaaaattgaTGATGAG GTGCGCACAGCTCCATGGAACACCACACGAGCCTTCATTGCTGCTATGAAGGGCAAGTGCCTCCTAGAAGTGACTGGTGTAGCAGATCCTACTGGTTGTGGTGAAGGATTTTCTTATGTGAAGATTCCAAACAAACCAACTCAGCAGAAG GATGATAAAGAACCTCAGCCAGTGAAAAAAACAGTGACTGGGACAGATGCTGATCTGCGCCGACTTTCTCTCAAAAATGCCAAACAGCTTCTGCGTAAATTTGGAGTGCCTGAAGAGGAG ATAAAGAAGCTGTCCCGGTGGGAAGTGATTGATGTGGTACGTACGATGTCTACAGAGCAGGCTCGTTCAGGGGAAGGCCCTATGAGCAAATTTGCACGGGGGTCTCGGTTTTCTGTAGCAGAACATCAGGAGAGATACAAAGAAGAGTGTCAGCGCATCTTTGATTTACAAAATAA AGTTCTGGAATCCACTGAGATCCTGTCAACAGACACAGatagcagctctgctgaagacaGTGACTTTGAAGAGATGGGAAAGAATATTGAGAATATGTTACAGAACAAGAAAACTAGTTCTCAGCTCTCTCGGGAAAGAGAAGAGCAGGAACGAAAGGAATTGCAAAGGATGCTTCTGGGAGAAGACAGTAGCAATGACAAAGAGAGGGGCAAAAAGGACAGGAGAGACAAAAAGGGGCTGT CATCAGCCTCAGGAGCCTCAGCAAACTCTCACAAAGATGATGACACTGCCTCTGTAACTAGCCTTAATTCCTCTGCCACTGGCCGCCGCCTCAAAATCTATCGGACATTTAGAGATGAGGATGGGAAAGAATACGTGAGGTGCGAGACAGTTCGGAAGCCTGCTGTTATTGATGCCTACTGTCGAATACGGACTACCAAGGATGAAGAGTTCAT acgaAAGTTTGCCCTATTTGATGAACAGCACCGTGAGGAAATGCGGAAGGAGCGGCGCAGGATCCAGGAACAATTACGGCGGTTAAAACGGaaccaagaaaaagagaaactcaaGGGCCCTCCAGAAAAGAAGcccaagaaaatgaaagagcGTCCAGACTTGAAA CTAAAGTGTGGAGCATGTGGTGCAATTGGCCATATGAGGACTAATAAGTTCTGCCCTCTTTACTACCAAACAAATGCCCCACCTTCTAATCCTGTTGCAAtgacagaggagcaggaggaagagctggaaaaaacagtCATTCACAATGATAATGAAGAACTCATCAAAGTAGAAGGAACAAAAATTGTCCTGGGAAAACAACTGATTGAGAG TGCGGATGAGGTTCGCAGGAAATCATTGGTACTGAAGTTTCCTAAACAGCAGCTTCCTCCGAAGAAGAAGCGGCGAGTAGGGACAACCGTTCACTGTGATTATCTGAAT CGTCCTCATAAATCTATCCACCGACGGCGAACAGATCCTATGGTGACACTGTCATCCATCTTGGAGGGCATCATCAATGACATAAGGGATCTTCCTAAT ACATACCCCTTTCATACACCTGTAAATCCAAAAGTTGTCAAAGATTATTATAAGATTATTACTCGGCCCATGGATTTACAGACCCTGCGTGAAAATGTTCGTAAGCGGCAGTACCCATCCCGAGAAGAGTTCAGAGAACATCTGGAACTAATTGTTAAGAACAGTGCGACATACAATG GGCCAAAGCACTCACTGACACAGATATCTCAGTCCATGCTGGACCTGTGTGATGAAAAGCTAAAAGAG AAGGAAGATAAACTGGCTCGATTAGAAAAAGCAATTAATCCCCTCCTGGATGATGATGATCAAGTggccttttccttcattttggatAACATTGTCACTCAAAAGATGATGGCAGTTCCAGAT tcttGGCCATTTCATCATCCAGTTAACAAGAAGTTTGTTCCTGATTATTACAAGGTGATTGCTAATCCAATGGATCTGGAGACTATCCGCAAG AATATCTCCAAACACAAATACCAGAACAGAGAGACTTTCCTGGATGATGTTAACCTCATACTTGCCAACAGCATTAAGTACAATG GGCCAGACAGTCAGTATACAAAAACAGCCCAGGAGATTGTAAACATCTGTTATCAAACTTTAGCTGAG TATGATGAGCACCTGACTCAACTTGAGAGAGACATCTCTACTGCTAAGGAAGCAGCACTAGAGGAGGCAGATCTGGAAAGTCTTGATCCTATGACCCCTGGTCCCTACACTCCACAG CCACCTGATTTGTATGATACCAACACTTCCCTCAGTATGTCACATGATGCTTCAGTCTATCAAGATGAGAGCAATTTGTCTGCTATGGACACTCCCATCACTACCCCAGAGAAACGAGAAACTCAG ATGCGCCAGGGGCGAGGTAGGCTGGGCGAGGAAGACTCTGACGTAGATATTGAAGGGTTTGATGAGGATGATGATGGGAAACCTAAGACTCCAGCCCCA GAAGTTGAAGATGCAGATGGTGACCTTGCTGATGAAGAAGAAGGatcagcccagcagccccaggctaGTGTCCTCTATGAAGATTTGCTCATGTCAGATGGagaggatgatgatgatgggAGTGATGAAGAGGGAGATAATCCTTTCTCAT CTATCCAACTGAGTGAGAGTGGCAGTGACTCAGATGTGGAGCCCAATGCAGTGAGACCTAAACAACCTCATGTTCTTCAAGAGAACACACGAATGGGCATGGACAATGAAGAAAGCATGATGTCTTATGAAGGAGATGGTGGGGAGACATCTCACGTTATGGAGGACAGTAATATCAG TTATGGCAGCTATGAAGAACCAGACCCAAAATCCAACACAAGAGATACTAGTTTCAGCAGTATTGGAGGGTATGAGAtctcagaagaggaggaagaggaagaacagcagcGCTGTGGCCCAAGCGTATTAAGTCAGGTCCATCTGTCTGAGGATGAGGAAGACAGCGAGGACTTTCACTCCATTGCAGGAGACAGCGACCTGGACTCAGAtgaataa